In Penaeus vannamei isolate JL-2024 chromosome 24, ASM4276789v1, whole genome shotgun sequence, the genomic stretch GTATTTTCAATCATCTTATGAACGCTAAATTAATTATTTGGTTATGAAACCGATAAGTAGTTCTTTGTTTGATATTCTAGTACTTAATATGGTAATTTTTCAGTTGCACACAGCCCTCCCACCTCGCAAATATTTTCTTTGAATCCGATGATTAACGCTGTGGCATGTGTGAATCAGTTGCCGTTTTCCATCTCATGTGGCCGGTTCAGGAAATAAATGGTTTTCGTATTTCGGAACAAGCTGCTAAAAAATGTTTAAGAAAATGAGCTTAGATTTCATAGATTGTACGACGAAATAATGTGAGCGATTAACAACAATGTATATCGCAAAAAATGTTAGCAACGCTTCGTGTTAAATTCACGGTTATAGTAAGATTATTTCGTTATCTATTGAATAATTAAGTCGCCCATAATCTAATAGATGCGtaaatatttgataaaaatattaaataccGCAAATACATAATACGTTTCGCTAATTCCTGCCTTACTCGGAGTCGCTTGCGTCAGAGGGGTCCGCCTCATTAAGGGTCTGGGGttaactccctcttcttcccactttgTGGCGGATACAACCGGGCagcttctattaaaaaaaaaaaaaaaaaaaaaaaaaaaaaaaaaaaaaaagttgtggagGGCACTTTCTTTGTATTCTCTAATGAATGAATATCGAGAAAAATACTGCGAGAGATATTCGGACCGCATGCCAGGACTCTTAGCCCACTCTTTCAAGTCCCTCCACAGTCGCTCTATAGTCTGCGTATGCACAGACTTGTCTTTTGGGTCAAAATTTTCTGAATGATTTACGACTTTGTGGTCATCCCCGTGGTCTTTCAATGAGCGATAAGCTGCCCAGCCGTCACTTATTATAGAGCTCCCTTGTAAAATATTTCTTTTAATGAAAAGGATGAGCGTTTCGGCACTTCGATCTTCTTTATCTTTAAGTGGAACAATGAATTCCTTTCTTGATTCTCTTTCAATTCCGCCAAACACCCGCACTTGCTTCAAAGGTCTACCTCGGTTATATTTCCTGCGAAAAAGTAGTTTCGTCGATCTCGACGATTACGCCGGCACCTCCTATTGGCTTTTGAATCTGAAGCCAATTCTCCGTAAATTCCGAGCAAAAGCTCCTCCAATCCACACGTGGCTGTAGAAAAATTCAGGCATGTGATTCTTGTCTTATGGTTCCAATTTTTTTGTAGCCAGTGgtttacaaaaaataatattttggaTGGTGAGAGGTGCGTGCCTTGAAGGGAGATGCCGGTGTAATAGCTGACCGAGTTTTGGCGATTTTTTTCCACCTCCCGCAGTACCACACGTTGTTCTTTTCTATATCTGCACGGTAAATTACAGGTTGGGCATACGACATCGGTGGGTAATACACCGTGGTTTCTCAAGAAACAATgatttttcaacttctttgtgaTATTCCTTTATAAAATCCAAATAGTTCCAATCACAACCCTCGCACTTGTTCTCCATTTTGCACTGGTTTTTCGATATACACTTACCCGCCAAGTAATATATGCAATGCATTGTCAAGTAAGTAAGGCCTTGCTACTTGTAGCTGTTACACAATAATGGATGATGTATTACATGTAATCATCGACGACGTTCCAATATGTCAACCTCTCTGACTTGTCAATACAGAGGTATCAGCGTGCGACATTCATGTAATGCctaattctatctctctctccccctctccttctccctccatcaaaTATCCTCAAATATTCAGTtcaatgtttatttatcaatgtaCCTGATAGGTATCACGAACATTTAAGTATTCGGCTTCCATTTTCTATATTAAGACTAGACTATGTTTCGGCTATTGGTCGATACTCAAGTATGTTGAAACGAGCATTAAACTGCGTCACCAAACATAGTGAACATTTGTGTTAATTGCCGGAAGATTACTTACACACTTAACAATGAAAGGCCAAACTTTACTTATAAACACAGAGGTGAAACTTACAGTTACGCATGTGGTAGCATGTGATTCTTTAAAAGTAAGTCCATTGTTGCGATGTTGCGTATTTTAAAAAATGGTCCCGTGCATGTGCCATTACCTTATAACTTCAATCGCCTGCGGTACACTTATTCCCTGTTGGCCATCATTTTACGGCGATTTAAAACTCCCGCGTGACACATTTGCCCCCTGGTGGCTATCGTTTAAGAAAAGACGATCGTTTTACGCACTTATTTGTTTACATCTACTTAGAATGTTgaaatattcttattttatctatcaCGTACGTcataactttgttattatcaagtTGCGAGGGTAAACCCATAGAaggttttttattttcgtttatttatgtCCAATAAAGGTAAAATTTCTCTTCTTACTAATGGCATAATGAAACTAAAACTATTCCCTTAATATATTCTTACATGCCTCGATAAATAGCTGAAATGAATGCAATAACTATTATTACGCTATAATGAGGGTTATATCAATGTAGACAATAaccatattaatgaaaatgaatatgtattaaccttgaattaaagaaaaaaatatatatatacatatatttaaatatatatatatatatatatatatatatatgtgtgtgtgtgtgtgtgtgtatgtgtgtgtgtgtgtgtgtgtgtgtgtgtgtgtgtatcgtgaaTTTCATTCAAGATATTTCTGTTGTATGTTCATATTATTCTGCAGACTGTATATTATCATTCTGTATTGATTTCCTCTATATTTAGATGTCATATTATGTAtccataatgttatatatatatatatatatatatatatatatatatatatatatatatatatatatatatatatatatatatatatatatgtgtgtgtgtgtgtgtgtgtgtgtgtgtgtgtgtgtgtgtgtgtgtgtgtgtgtgtgtgtgtgtgtgtgtgtgtgtgtgtgtgtgtgtttgtgattaaatttgattattttatttcatgcTTTACTCTTTGTAGGATGtgtttttggtaatttttataCGCTGCGCTTGTCATTTGGCTTTTTTTCCCACGTTTTCGGAGAAGACGCTTGCCCGCGCCTCATGACTGAGGAGTAACAAGGAATGGACTTGTGTTGGCCTGATTTCCTCTTGAAGCtgttgacactacctgatactgatcaaaacagcatctttctgttattgtgcTGCTTTCTATTGACTGAACATGTTTGCCCTGTGTGTCAAGATATGGTTTGTTGAATTCTAGCCGAAGAGATGGGAGGTCTCATTGTTGTAAGTAAATAATGTGTGctgtttctcattttatttattatttttgttatattattctaAATTTTAATTACTGTGATATGTTGAATGTGTAACTTTGGTTCTTAtttatagatgaatgcatattgtATTATGGACATTATTCTAGtggaggaaatgtttgttttgtttcttaagcAAAAGGAATATTCAAATAGTCAAATAGAAATGCTTTGATTTGAAGTATCTGTTTATTACATTTGAACCATTGAGTTAACTGCTTTTGGGGATTAATTTACTGTATTGGTGTTTTGAATtactttgatatttttatttgtatttgcaggTTGGATCATAAATAAAGTACTGTGCATGCAATACATGTCTCCATTGTCCCATCTCCTAGAAGAAatcacaaaacaatatatatatatatatatatatatatatatatatatatatatagagagagagagagagagagagagagagagagagagagagagaaagattattattattatcataattatgatcattatcatcgttatcatccttactaagttcttattatcattatcattatgatgattaccattatcattgttattgtttatattatcattatcatcgttgttgtttgtattatcattattacaattatatcatggttgttattattattatcattattatttattattatcattattattatcaaaattgttattttcaacattatgattgtcattatcattattattattagttattatcattatcatcatcatcatcattgttatcattatcattacaataatcattgtagtgctatcgttatcattatcggtatcattattataactgatatcattatcaccattccccTCGTCACAATTCTGTTACTGAAGTAGCGAGTGGCTCTTCCGACCGAAATCACGGAAGACTAGCAAGCTTTAGGCCTTGTTCCACTTTTAGAGTAGTCTTATTTTGTGTCATTCAGTTATTTACGTAAATTATTTTGTAGTTAAACTTAGTTCAAGAAATAAAGTACGTAATTTCGGGTTATTTAATGACTGTAATTATATTTATGACCTTTAGCATGAACGAGTTCACCCGTGTGTCATGATCACCAGAGGTTACCCTGGGCCAACCCTGTAgctgttgataataatgttatttagatacattctccctctctctctcgctcgctcgctctctctctaatcacACATACGGTCAAgcattgataaagaaagaaatgcatatcTGTTAGTCTAGACATGCCTAtctactggatagatagataaagacacatatgcctttatttctgtataAATGCATGTCGCCATATGTTTAATTGGGTCgggtctcgcacaattttaacaaactgaccGTCTGTCTCGAACGGAAAGTCGAACTACTTAGTCATGTTCGAAGCAGGACTCATACTACCTTGTGTTTGCGTTGCCTCGTGTGTTACCTTGTGTCTGAGCAGTGTTATAGCGTTATCCTACTCTTATCATTTGTTTTTTCGACTAACAAAACGTAAAAAACATCCATGAATCTCGCCGAAGGTTAGTTAAGGTTTATTCCCGTTCTGAGTCTCGATTCTTATTCTTTTAgtcatttttctattgttttcgtACATATGCTATTACTTATGTCATTTCTACTGCCATaacttctcattcttatttctaacgCATCAAcatatttcattcttatttttacttgtgTTTCTATTCGGATTCTAATTTCGTTATCATATctttaattattttctctttttttcaacatTGCTACTATTGTCATATCAAAAatatggcaataatgaaaatgaatatgataataatgatgatgatggtagtggtaatgataatgataacaataatgataatggtaatgatgataagataaaaattgtagtaataatggtaatttgaataatgaaattgttaatgatgatgataatgaacacaatattgataaatatcatacccttaatttttgttttgtgttattttgctgctgttgtcatcattattattaatgttgaaaATACGATAACAAAATAACGATAGCCATGACAACAATAAACATATCGTATGAATATTTAGATTTATTAAGTTACTCCTAAAATGCTAAAACTACATTTTCTGTCATTGATACTGCGTCAAAGAAAACGTAATTGTTAATAACATGTAATTCTGAATCAATAACTTTTCTAAATGTTACTCCATGCTACAGAAAGATACATCGTAAGATTCCTAAACTGGGGAAACTAAAACACATAGCATTGGTTTGTAAGACTCAAGAACGTCAAAACCCTTCGAAGCAGGTAAAGATTGACAAGAAAACTTTTAACTTGTATGTGAAAGAATTGCCGTCTACGttaaataaatcaacaataaaTTTAGTTTACATAAATCAGTGGGGGTGTTCAGCTCAAgagtacagtatatgtatgtgtgattatatatatatatatatatatatatatatatatatatatatatatatatatatatatatgtgtgtgtgtgtgtgtgtgtgtgtgtgtgtgtgtgtgtgtgtgtgtgtgtgtgtgtgtgtgtgtgtacatatatatagatagatagatagatagatagatagatagatagatagataatcgatatatatagatatttgtacacagatacacacaatatatatatacatatatatagtgatagtgtacgagagagtgagaaagaaagagagagtgggggggagggtgagagagcgagagagatgagaaacaGGAAAACATTTTCCGCCCATCAGTCGAGATCACACCGGTGTCGCAGGACCTCGCCGGCGAACACGAGGCCGCCCGCCGCCCAGCTCATGGCGAGGATGAAGAACACGCCCTGTAGGTGCTCGAGGCTCAGGGCTTGgttttccctctcctttgcccgAAGCTGTTGCTTGCGCTCGAAGTCACGGCCCAGGAAGTCTTCGGTTTTGACCTGGGGGCGAACGTGGGTAGGCCTGGGCTTAGATATTTTTTACTGATTTATTTCCATCCTCTAtttatggagtttttttttttataattttgtttcattttttccttgttctttgatGTCTTTTCtgtatttgcatttgtttttttcatactttGGAGCCTCCTTTTTGGGATATACATATGGACagcaggagagaatggaggaaaaaagggtaaaagtgTGCAGAatgaaagagcgaatgagaactCACCTTGATCCAGTGTGCGATCAGACCGGACTCCACCAGACGCCGTATCCCATGGTCGAACTTGTACTTCCAGGCCGTGTTCTTTTGGAAGTACCAGCACAGGTGGCCGGGGTACAGTTGCTCCCTCAGCATGTATGAGTTCTCCACCTGAAGGACAAGCAAAGTTTAATGTCAGAGTATAGGGTAGATCAGAAACAGGGatggcgaggtgggggggggggggtggaagagatgaggaagaaacagagaaaaagataaacgaaCAAATCAAAGGAAGCACCTATATCTACTTCAAAATTAATGCCGACGGTTCATACCTTATATTCCACATAAACAAGAATGCGGTTATAAGAGAAGCTCTCGATGTAGGCGTACGTCCCGTCCAGCATGGGGAATACGGAGTCATTGTAGTTCTGAAACAGGTCCATCTTATCGCCGAGGGCCCTGTAGTGAGGGTCCTTAGACGTCTTCAGGGCTCCTGGCACGAACTCCCCGTAATCGAACATGAAGACCCTTAGGGAGAGTTCTTCGTGATAAGTGCAGCACAGGTGTTTGTGAGAGAAAGTGAACAGAAGAGTACAGAATAataggaagagaagtgaagagatagGCACCACACAGACACAGTTCATTAATCTTCCTTTTGGTCATGAAATTTCCTTTAATCATGGATCTTCATTGTGAAAAAGGTattccagatacacacacacacaaatatatatatatatatatatatatatatatatatatatatatatatatatatcaacattgaATTTTTGATTGGATCGCGGATATATTATGGCCGTGTGATTATGTCATAAATGAGTGACGCCATGACTTAGTGCTCTCACACACAGCGATGGCAACGTTATTAATTTTCTAATACTAACATTTTAGCCCACGCTTTATTGTATAAAGTAGATGGATTATCGACTAAGCGTGTTCGTGTTAGTATGCATTTTTATGCAATGTCACCAGTGGTGCaataaagaaagatacagagataggAAGAAATAATTATGTCATAAGAAGTGGACAAATTGAGAAACcagtagacagacatacagacagagagacagaaaaagagtcaACCTGTAATCGCTCTCGGCGAGCTGCTGGACGGTCTGGATGCGTCCGGGGAAGACCGGGATGGTGAGGAAGGCGATGAGGTTGGCCGTGTAGGCGGTGGTCAGGATGAAGCAGTACAGCCACCACGACCCCACGAACAGGCGCTGCCAGTGGGCCTTCGGCAGGCGCGGGATGCTGTTGTTGAACATCGCCCGCAGGAGGTACGGCCACGTGGAGCCCACGCCACCCAAGAAAGGCTCGGGCTGTAGCATATCCTAcgggaagaaacagaaaatgacaagAGGCCGAAAAATCCTATGGTGTGACATTTTTATGTTGTCATGGATCGTATGTTGTGATTTTAGTAATCTAATTTTACGCCTGTTTATACCAGCCTTTCAAAGCAAAATCGGTCGTATTAATCCCATCCCATTATGAAGTGATCGTAGACTCTTACAAAAACTCTGGAATGAATGTCCATGACGTGTGGGAGTTCTAGTAGTTattaatatgcatgtgtgtatatataaaactatgcATAGTCATGCATTCGCAAGCTTTGATCCATTCTGTTATATTAAGCCATTCACTGCATGCTATATTCAGTATGTATGTACCTGTATTGATATAATAATCAAGACGAGGACGAAGGTGACGGCGAGGGAGAGCCATACGAAGGGCGTGAAAGAATAGTAAGCTCCCCTCCACTTCGGAAGCGGCGGCGGGGACATCAACGACATCCCGAATCCCTCCATCCAGTAGGACACAGAGGCGTCGAAGGCGTCGACTCTCTCGCCTGTGATGACGAAGTAGTTGACGGTGAAGTTCTTCTCCTTGCGGTGCACCATCCCCAGCATCCCGTTCCATGAGCCATTTTCGAACGCCCCCCACATCATGTCTGGCGATTCCTTCGTTAAGTTGTATTTGTAGTCGAGCACTCTGGCCATGGCGTCGAGCATCTCAACCTCTAAGCCATCGCCGTAACCCTCCGGCTTCGTCTTCGACTGATAGAGGTACGGGTAATCGTCCAACCACGTTCCGAGCTGGAACTCGTAACCTCTGAACGACTCGAAGCGGTCGACGAAGAGGTCTTCCTTTGAGGCAAACTTCGTGTTGCTCCAGATGCCAATAgatttgatctttctctcttcaaaCGGAAACGAGGTGAACATTCCTGACACGGGCCTACTAGCAGAGCTTGTTAGGTACGTCTCCTCAACAAGCAGTAGCCTCTCGATGCCCTTGAAGGTATCTTCCAGTAGTAAGTTATTCTTGGTCACGTTCGACGCGCTAAAGAAAAGCAGGTACTGGGGATTCCACTGGAGGGAGACCGCTTCAAAAAAAGGTCTCGGGTCGTTTTGGAACACGACCACGTGGACCATGAAGTCCCCCCGGAGCAGTTCCTTCGGCTGCTCCTCTGACCACAGAGCGCCGTCCGACCCCAGGTCGACCAGGACGTAGGATGCGTTCCGGCCGACGAGAAGGCCTCGGACGTATTCCCAGACAGGCGCCTCCAGACTGGGGTCGAGGTAGAACACCGCCTTCCATCCTGCCAGAGGACCTTCCACGATGCCCCTCAGAGACGCAAGATGGGACTCCGGCGGACCCTCACTCGGGACGATATTCCTCCACGCCAAAGATCTCATGACGAGCGACAGTAGGAGGAGAGGTGGCAACATCCTGATAGATATCCGCCAGCAGTTAAAGGAACTGCAGATCAGCAACTTGTCTGTATGAACTGCTGTGTGACGCAGTGTCGACTTATATTCGCGCTCCATGCAATGCTTGCGCGGGCGTGGTTGCGTCCTGAGGTCAGATGTCTGCGAGTTTTCTAAGAAAATTGTGACctttgaaaaagaaacaaatttcAAAAGTTTTGTGTAggtggttttcttttttatgtatgcacgcacacaacaAAACATCCATGCATAAGTA encodes the following:
- the LOC113801137 gene encoding ionotropic receptor 21a; translated protein: MEREYKSTLRHTAVHTDKLLICSSFNCWRISIRMLPPLLLLSLVMRSLAWRNIVPSEGPPESHLASLRGIVEGPLAGWKAVFYLDPSLEAPVWEYVRGLLVGRNASYVLVDLGSDGALWSEEQPKELLRGDFMVHVVVFQNDPRPFFEAVSLQWNPQYLLFFSASNVTKNNLLLEDTFKGIERLLLVEETYLTSSASRPVSGMFTSFPFEERKIKSIGIWSNTKFASKEDLFVDRFESFRGYEFQLGTWLDDYPYLYQSKTKPEGYGDGLEVEMLDAMARVLDYKYNLTKESPDMMWGAFENGSWNGMLGMVHRKEKNFTVNYFVITGERVDAFDASVSYWMEGFGMSLMSPPPLPKWRGAYYSFTPFVWLSLAVTFVLVLIIISIQDMLQPEPFLGGVGSTWPYLLRAMFNNSIPRLPKAHWQRLFVGSWWLYCFILTTAYTANLIAFLTIPVFPGRIQTVQQLAESDYRVFMFDYGEFVPGALKTSKDPHYRALGDKMDLFQNYNDSVFPMLDGTYAYIESFSYNRILVYVEYKVENSYMLREQLYPGHLCWYFQKNTAWKYKFDHGIRRLVESGLIAHWIKVKTEDFLGRDFERKQQLRAKERENQALSLEHLQGVFFILAMSWAAGGLVFAGEVLRHRCDLD